The following coding sequences are from one Diospyros lotus cultivar Yz01 chromosome 7, ASM1463336v1, whole genome shotgun sequence window:
- the LOC127806746 gene encoding uncharacterized protein LOC127806746 has protein sequence MSSLYLLFLLVVLSLCISRRLLPKLNLFAISMKWIWDFLFPNRRTTNTLLPENGGGEVSIKRYEAGEAAECPVCLCKIDAGEEIRELRCAHLFHRDCLDRWVGYKHRTCPLCRGCLAPGRRATELGEEVLSFKFCDFGSSSGRSSWWLR, from the coding sequence ATGAGCAGTCTCTATCTTCTGTTCCTTCTCGTGGTGCTCTCTCTCTGCATTTCTCGTCGTCTTCTCCCCAAGCTCAATCTCTTCGCTATTTCCATGAAGTGGATTTGGGATTTCCTGTTTCCGAATCGCCGGACAACCAACACTTTATTGCCAGAAAACGGCGGCGGCGAGGTCAGCATCAAGCGCTACGAGGCCGGAGAAGCCGCGGAATGCCCGGTTTGCCTCTGCAAGATCGACGCCGGAGAAGAGATCAGAGAGTTGAGGTGCGCCCATCTCTTCCACAGGGACTGCTTGGACAGATGGGTCGGCTACAAGCACCGGACATGTCCGCTCTGCCGCGGCTGTCTGGCGCCGGGGAGGCGCGCAACCGAGCTCGGAGAGGAAGTCTTGTCTTTCAAGTTCTGCGACTTCGGTTCAAGTTCCGGCCGGAGTTCATGGTGGCTCCGGTGA